A section of the Sulfurimonas sp. genome encodes:
- a CDS encoding EAL domain-containing protein gives MYNFNSNILRIIPFVFFVVGIIKITYTYFEVKEREADFAKKEAEVLNSYAIENRLYYQKLFFDGTIELNEKTLKGLPAFSSHIIANNFSKNNPLNITVKTVSDRARNPKNQADQNELKAIQFFKKNLDKTSYFNNDNSELYQYAAVLKVEEKCLKCHGKKEDAPIYIQNSYENAYDYKLGEVRGIISIQIPSENLDSYFFKNFIRSVFYDFILFVLLFLGVSFIIRESKKINTALEEKVKEKTDELKNSLLHDTLTNLPNRLKLMDDIEQNKNIYTSHLALINIDSFKDVNDLYGYDIGDELLIQVSKEMQKFCKETNFVYKLPNDEFAIFTTTDMTQEKFLETIQNLVQNINEIKFGIDGQSILVTFSCGIASGKASILVKANTALQTAKKHAKSIVVYENSFNAKEQIAKNADALLTLKNAIKLNQITPFFQPIYNIRSKKIEKYESLARIITQDGTVIAPYAFLDTAIKSKLYPEITLAMINKSFAFFEDKNFEFSLNLSILDIQNSETMKFILNKLENFKESTRVVFEILESDKIENYQEIKNFIKEVKKYGCKVAIDDFGSGYSNFSHIFELNVDYIKIDSSLVKFITTDENSRVIVKTIINFASNLGLKTIAEYVEDKDSLDLLEKMGVDFVQGYYIGKPNKELIEEF, from the coding sequence ATGTACAATTTTAACAGCAACATTTTAAGAATTATTCCTTTTGTTTTTTTTGTTGTCGGTATTATTAAGATTACTTACACCTATTTTGAAGTAAAAGAGAGAGAAGCAGATTTTGCCAAAAAAGAGGCTGAAGTTTTAAACAGCTACGCTATTGAAAACAGACTCTACTACCAAAAACTTTTCTTTGACGGCACGATAGAACTAAACGAAAAGACGCTTAAAGGTCTTCCCGCTTTTAGTTCACACATCATAGCAAACAACTTTTCAAAAAACAATCCCTTAAACATAACAGTAAAAACCGTGTCAGATCGTGCAAGAAACCCTAAAAATCAAGCAGATCAAAATGAGCTAAAAGCGATACAGTTTTTCAAAAAAAACTTAGATAAAACTAGTTATTTTAACAATGACAACAGCGAACTTTATCAATATGCAGCCGTCTTAAAAGTTGAAGAGAAGTGTTTAAAATGTCACGGCAAAAAAGAGGATGCACCGATTTATATACAAAACAGTTATGAAAATGCGTATGACTACAAGCTCGGAGAAGTAAGAGGCATCATAAGTATTCAGATTCCATCAGAAAATCTGGACAGCTATTTTTTCAAAAACTTTATAAGATCCGTTTTTTATGATTTTATCCTTTTTGTTCTTCTATTTCTCGGCGTATCTTTCATTATCAGAGAGTCTAAAAAAATAAACACCGCTCTTGAAGAGAAAGTAAAAGAAAAAACGGATGAGCTAAAAAATTCACTGCTTCACGACACGCTTACAAATCTGCCAAACAGACTAAAGTTGATGGACGATATTGAGCAAAACAAAAATATATACACATCTCATCTGGCGCTTATAAATATAGACTCGTTTAAAGATGTAAATGATCTTTACGGTTATGATATAGGAGATGAACTCCTCATCCAAGTTTCAAAAGAGATGCAAAAATTTTGCAAAGAAACCAACTTTGTCTACAAACTGCCAAACGATGAGTTTGCAATCTTTACAACTACCGATATGACTCAAGAGAAATTCTTAGAGACCATACAAAATCTTGTACAAAACATAAACGAGATAAAATTCGGCATAGACGGTCAATCCATCCTTGTCACATTTAGTTGCGGGATAGCCTCCGGTAAAGCTTCCATACTTGTTAAGGCAAACACTGCACTTCAGACTGCTAAAAAACATGCAAAAAGCATCGTTGTTTATGAGAACTCTTTTAATGCAAAAGAGCAGATTGCTAAAAACGCAGATGCTCTTTTGACTCTAAAAAATGCGATTAAACTCAACCAAATAACACCGTTTTTTCAGCCGATATACAATATCAGATCTAAAAAGATAGAGAAGTATGAATCTCTTGCAAGAATAATTACGCAAGACGGTACCGTTATAGCGCCTTATGCATTTTTAGATACTGCTATCAAGTCCAAACTATATCCTGAAATTACGCTGGCAATGATTAATAAGTCGTTTGCATTTTTTGAAGATAAAAATTTTGAGTTCTCACTTAATCTCTCCATTTTAGATATACAAAATTCGGAAACGATGAAGTTTATACTAAATAAATTGGAAAACTTTAAAGAATCTACAAGAGTTGTTTTTGAGATTTTAGAGAGTGACAAGATAGAGAACTACCAAGAGATAAAAAACTTTATAAAAGAGGTTAAAAAGTATGGCTGTAAAGTTGCAATCGATGATTTTGGAAGCGGCTACTCCAACTTTTCACATATCTTTGAGTTAAATGTCGACTATATAAAGATTGACTCTTCGCTTGTCAAGTTTATAACAACCGATGAGAACTCAAGAGTAATCGTTAAAACCATTATCAACTTTGCTTCAAATCTTGGGCTTAAAACAATTGCCGAGTATGTTGAAGATAAAGACTCTTTGGATTTGTTGGAGAAAATGGGAGTTGATTTCGTTCAAGGTTACTATATCGGGAAACCTAATAAAGAACTTATAGAAGAGTTTTAA
- the rsmG gene encoding 16S rRNA (guanine(527)-N(7))-methyltransferase RsmG — translation MNLKTALLELGTELPENLFYNIQKYKEHLFAWNRVHNLTGAKDEKTIDEFIYDSIYPITFLPKVKNLLDIGTGAGFPGLILAMGLPQTEVTLVEPLAKRASFLQFIKADLGLANVKVVQKRVEEMPHEIFELVTSRAVTETDMLLKLSENFRDENSKLLFYKGERVYDEVPSDLKYKIIKTQNRHYLLIGENI, via the coding sequence TTGAACCTAAAAACCGCACTTCTTGAACTTGGCACAGAGTTGCCCGAAAACCTTTTTTACAACATCCAAAAGTATAAAGAACATCTCTTTGCTTGGAACAGAGTTCACAATTTAACGGGTGCGAAAGATGAAAAAACCATTGATGAGTTTATCTACGACTCCATATATCCCATAACTTTTCTCCCAAAAGTAAAAAATCTTTTAGATATCGGCACCGGTGCGGGTTTTCCCGGTTTGATTTTAGCTATGGGACTTCCCCAAACAGAAGTGACTCTTGTAGAGCCTTTGGCAAAGAGAGCAAGTTTTTTACAATTTATAAAGGCTGATTTGGGGCTTGCCAATGTAAAAGTGGTACAAAAAAGAGTCGAAGAGATGCCGCATGAGATTTTTGAACTTGTAACTTCAAGAGCCGTTACGGAGACGGATATGCTTCTAAAACTAAGCGAGAATTTCCGCGATGAGAACTCAAAACTTCTTTTCTACAAAGGGGAGAGAGTGTATGATGAAGTTCCGAGTGACCTGAAATATAAAATAATAAAAACGCAAAACAGACACTATTTGCTTATCGGAGAAAATATATGA
- the hemJ gene encoding protoporphyrinogen oxidase HemJ — protein sequence MYGWVLWFHIISLVSWFAALFYMPRLFVYHAENADNEGFVKVVKIMEMKIYKYIGLPAMWATIISGVAMIFLSTERYGVNILSTGGWLHAKIFFVLLLMAYFFSLGHFREKLLRDECTKSGKFFRAYNEVPTILLLIIVAMVIIKPF from the coding sequence ATGTACGGTTGGGTTTTATGGTTTCACATAATCTCTCTGGTTTCATGGTTCGCGGCACTTTTTTATATGCCGCGGCTCTTTGTTTACCATGCAGAAAATGCCGATAACGAAGGGTTTGTAAAAGTTGTAAAAATTATGGAAATGAAGATTTATAAGTATATAGGTCTTCCTGCTATGTGGGCAACTATAATCAGCGGTGTGGCTATGATATTTTTATCTACGGAGCGTTATGGCGTAAATATTTTATCGACAGGCGGCTGGCTGCACGCAAAAATCTTTTTTGTGCTTCTTTTGATGGCTTACTTTTTTTCACTCGGACATTTTAGAGAAAAACTTTTAAGGGATGAGTGTACAAAGAGCGGGAAGTTTTTTAGAGCTTACAATGAAGTTCCGACAATCTTGCTTCTTATCATAGTTGCAATGGTTATTATAAAGCCGTTTTAA
- the der gene encoding ribosome biogenesis GTPase Der, which yields MKKIAIIGRPNVGKSSLFNRLVKKRDAITSDIAGTTRDVKRRHVTIINKQALLLDTGGLDKGCELFDKIKEKSLEAAKKADIILYMVDGKSIPEEEDKKLFYELQNLGKDVALVVNKIDNDKMKDNLWDFYEFGTDAIFGISVAHNRSVVPLLDWMYEKIPDCDIIKEENEEEDDVNVVEEDEEEFEFDDAEYDEEEEDDGFFYPDEDEEEEFEDDSIFAQNDKIKEFDENDINHIKISIIGRTNVGKSSLLNALLGEERSVVSSVAGTTIDPIDESIEYKGKQLTFVDTAGLRRRGKIVGIEKFALMRTKEMLENSNMALVVLDASEPLLDLDEKIAGLVDSNRLACIIVLNKWDIANREDYDKIIEEVRDRFKFLAYAPIITLSAKSHRRVDKLYDMILEINENYSQRIKTSELNEVLEKALRRHQLPSMRGQVIRIYYATQYETRPPKIAIVMNKPRGLHFTYRRYLTNKLREAFNFTGTPVLFKAKKRGEK from the coding sequence ATGAAAAAAATCGCCATAATCGGTCGTCCAAATGTGGGCAAAAGCTCACTTTTTAACAGACTTGTTAAAAAAAGAGATGCTATCACATCCGATATAGCAGGAACGACAAGAGATGTAAAAAGACGACATGTCACTATCATCAACAAACAAGCTCTTCTTTTAGATACAGGCGGACTTGATAAAGGCTGCGAACTTTTTGACAAAATAAAAGAAAAATCTCTTGAAGCCGCAAAAAAAGCAGACATCATTTTATATATGGTAGACGGTAAAAGTATTCCCGAAGAAGAGGACAAAAAACTTTTTTATGAACTCCAAAATTTAGGAAAAGATGTAGCCCTTGTTGTCAATAAAATCGATAATGATAAGATGAAAGACAATCTTTGGGATTTCTACGAATTTGGAACAGATGCCATCTTTGGTATTTCCGTCGCACATAACAGAAGCGTAGTTCCTCTGCTTGACTGGATGTATGAAAAAATCCCCGATTGTGACATCATAAAAGAGGAAAACGAGGAAGAGGATGATGTAAATGTTGTCGAAGAGGATGAAGAAGAGTTTGAGTTTGATGATGCCGAGTATGACGAAGAGGAAGAAGATGACGGTTTCTTCTACCCTGATGAAGATGAAGAAGAGGAGTTTGAAGATGATTCCATTTTTGCTCAAAACGACAAAATAAAAGAGTTTGACGAAAATGATATAAATCATATAAAAATCTCCATTATCGGTCGTACAAATGTCGGAAAAAGTTCACTCCTAAACGCTCTTTTAGGTGAAGAACGCTCAGTTGTAAGCAGCGTTGCCGGAACTACTATCGACCCGATTGACGAAAGCATAGAGTACAAAGGCAAGCAGCTTACTTTTGTCGATACTGCAGGACTTAGACGCCGCGGTAAGATTGTAGGTATTGAGAAGTTTGCTCTTATGCGAACAAAAGAGATGCTTGAAAACTCAAATATGGCACTAGTCGTACTAGATGCAAGCGAGCCTCTTTTGGATCTTGATGAAAAAATAGCAGGCTTGGTTGACAGCAACAGACTTGCTTGTATCATTGTTTTAAACAAATGGGATATTGCAAACAGAGAAGATTACGACAAAATCATAGAAGAGGTGCGAGACAGATTTAAGTTTTTAGCATATGCACCTATTATTACATTGTCTGCAAAATCTCACAGAAGAGTAGATAAACTATATGATATGATTTTAGAGATAAACGAAAACTACTCTCAACGCATAAAAACTTCAGAACTTAACGAAGTATTGGAAAAAGCACTAAGACGCCATCAGTTACCGAGTATGCGTGGACAAGTTATAAGAATATATTATGCGACGCAGTATGAAACAAGACCGCCTAAAATCGCTATTGTAATGAACAAACCAAGAGGTCTTCACTTTACATACAGAAGATACTTGACTAACAAACTAAGAGAGGCGTTTAATTTTACGGGGACACCTGTTTTATTTAAAGCTAAAAAACGCGGAGAGAAGTAA
- a CDS encoding PP0621 family protein has product MILKILIIAGIIALLYFIYMKNKAAALNSKKEAKEEKQKEKEKEKAKANEMVECSKCKIYCELNDTLLSNGKYYCSKECLEKIK; this is encoded by the coding sequence ATGATACTTAAGATTTTAATTATAGCAGGTATCATAGCACTTCTCTATTTTATCTATATGAAAAATAAAGCAGCTGCCCTGAACTCTAAAAAAGAGGCTAAAGAGGAGAAGCAAAAAGAGAAAGAGAAAGAAAAAGCAAAAGCAAACGAAATGGTTGAGTGTTCTAAGTGTAAAATTTACTGCGAACTTAATGATACGCTTTTGAGCAACGGAAAATACTACTGTTCAAAAGAGTGCTTGGAGAAGATAAAATGA
- the trpS gene encoding tryptophan--tRNA ligase, whose translation MRVLTGIQPSGDLHIGNYFGSIKQMVEAQTQNQTFAFIANYHAQTTVSDGKRLSTLTMQCATDFLALGIDPQKSVFWVQSDVKEVLELYWVLSSFTPMGLLERAHSYKDKTAKGFATNHSLFSYPVLMAADILLFGSEVVPVGKDQIQHVEIARDIAIKFNNQYGDILTIPQFRVQEEVATVPGVDGQKMSKSYGNIVNIFGEEKSQLKTIKKIVTENVAMEEPKEFETCNVYNMAKLFLEGENLIALQERYKRGGEGHGHFKVYLAEVMWEYFRDFRQNREYYEKHQDEVREILKAGAVKAREAALPTIEKIRSVTGISY comes from the coding sequence ATGAGAGTTCTAACCGGTATTCAGCCATCGGGAGATTTACATATCGGAAACTATTTCGGTTCGATAAAACAGATGGTAGAAGCTCAAACACAAAATCAAACCTTTGCTTTTATAGCAAACTACCACGCACAGACAACCGTAAGTGACGGTAAAAGACTTAGCACGCTTACAATGCAGTGCGCAACCGACTTTTTAGCACTCGGTATTGACCCGCAAAAATCGGTGTTTTGGGTTCAGTCTGATGTAAAAGAAGTGCTTGAGCTATATTGGGTTTTATCATCTTTTACGCCTATGGGACTTTTGGAACGCGCGCACAGCTACAAAGATAAAACTGCCAAAGGGTTTGCAACAAATCATTCGCTCTTCTCGTACCCTGTTTTGATGGCGGCGGACATCTTGCTTTTTGGCTCAGAAGTTGTTCCCGTGGGAAAAGATCAGATTCAGCATGTTGAGATTGCAAGAGATATTGCCATAAAGTTTAACAACCAATACGGAGATATTTTAACTATTCCACAGTTTAGAGTTCAAGAGGAAGTTGCAACAGTTCCGGGAGTTGACGGGCAAAAAATGTCAAAAAGCTACGGAAATATAGTAAATATCTTTGGGGAAGAGAAATCGCAATTAAAAACTATCAAAAAAATTGTAACTGAAAATGTAGCGATGGAAGAACCAAAAGAGTTTGAAACCTGCAATGTTTACAATATGGCAAAACTATTTTTGGAGGGCGAAAATCTCATAGCACTTCAAGAGAGATACAAAAGAGGCGGTGAGGGTCACGGTCACTTTAAAGTATATCTGGCAGAAGTCATGTGGGAATATTTTCGAGATTTTAGACAAAACAGAGAGTACTACGAAAAACACCAAGACGAAGTAAGAGAGATTTTAAAAGCGGGTGCCGTAAAAGCAAGAGAAGCTGCACTGCCGACGATTGAGAAAATAAGAAGTGTTACGGGGATAAGCTACTAA
- a CDS encoding CHAP domain-containing protein — protein MKKIIFSFALMLAIFTGCAQKQVIVIDEPKAEEKKEETEPKIDGDIAARKAVVSSALKYLNKKDGQDCSGLVELINHENSQIYYKSEKLYKYFDNTNRSKAIFNMMKTENKLVTTNPKMGDLIFFEDTLQKTKRKTGSFNITHVGIVTQIDSDGTVHFIHNIQGKNRIDQINMNFADSQTVSGKNVNSYIKRCPKEKQKSECLSSYFFSAYAAPSPTEYITLSKN, from the coding sequence ATGAAAAAGATTATATTTAGCTTCGCATTGATGCTCGCTATTTTTACGGGATGTGCGCAAAAACAGGTCATTGTTATCGATGAACCAAAAGCAGAAGAGAAAAAAGAAGAGACAGAACCCAAAATAGATGGGGATATTGCCGCACGCAAAGCAGTCGTGAGCAGTGCTTTAAAATATCTAAATAAAAAAGATGGGCAGGACTGTTCAGGACTTGTGGAGTTGATTAATCACGAGAATAGTCAAATTTACTATAAATCCGAAAAGTTATATAAATATTTTGATAACACAAATCGTTCAAAAGCTATCTTTAATATGATGAAAACTGAAAATAAGCTTGTAACTACAAACCCAAAAATGGGGGATTTGATATTTTTTGAGGATACGCTTCAAAAGACAAAACGAAAAACAGGTTCTTTTAACATTACGCATGTCGGCATTGTTACACAAATTGATAGTGACGGAACCGTTCATTTTATACACAATATTCAAGGCAAAAACAGGATAGACCAGATAAATATGAACTTTGCAGATTCTCAAACCGTATCGGGGAAAAATGTAAACAGCTATATAAAAAGATGTCCTAAAGAGAAGCAAAAGAGCGAGTGTTTAAGCTCTTACTTCTTTAGTGCTTATGCCGCACCCTCTCCAACAGAGTATATAACGCTAAGTAAAAATTAG
- the argF gene encoding ornithine carbamoyltransferase produces MRHFLTLRDFTKEEILEIIDLGLQIKQNLKSGIYNGELKNKTLAMIFEKSSTRTRVSFETGMFQLGGHALFLSNRDIHLGRGEPVKDTARVISSMCDMVMIRTFEHSMIEEFAAYSKVPVINGLTDSYHPVQLLADYMTLVEHSAHENIVAAYVGDGNNMTHSWMMLAAKLGFELRIATPKGYEVDAKILSEALEIAKESGAVIKTMNDPKEAIKGATVVTTDTWTSMGQEDEKEERIKIFKGFMVDDDMMSLAQNGAKFLHCLPAYRGLEVSEEVFEKHSEIIFDEAENRLHAQKGLMVWLDKQRSL; encoded by the coding sequence TTGAGACATTTTTTAACACTAAGAGATTTTACAAAAGAGGAGATTTTAGAGATCATTGATTTGGGTCTGCAAATCAAGCAAAATCTCAAATCGGGTATCTATAACGGTGAGTTAAAAAACAAAACACTTGCCATGATTTTTGAGAAAAGCTCCACGAGAACCCGTGTGAGTTTTGAAACAGGAATGTTTCAGCTCGGCGGTCATGCGCTCTTTTTATCCAACCGCGATATTCATTTGGGGCGCGGAGAACCTGTAAAAGATACGGCTCGCGTAATCTCCAGTATGTGCGATATGGTAATGATAAGAACTTTTGAACACTCTATGATAGAAGAGTTTGCCGCTTACTCAAAAGTTCCGGTTATAAACGGACTCACCGACTCATACCATCCAGTACAACTTCTCGCTGACTATATGACTTTGGTAGAACATAGCGCACATGAAAACATCGTTGCGGCGTATGTGGGCGATGGAAACAACATGACACACTCATGGATGATGCTTGCCGCAAAACTGGGTTTTGAGCTTAGAATCGCCACGCCAAAGGGCTATGAGGTAGATGCAAAGATACTATCGGAGGCTCTTGAGATTGCCAAAGAGAGCGGAGCGGTTATAAAAACCATGAACGACCCAAAAGAGGCCATAAAAGGTGCGACGGTTGTAACAACCGATACTTGGACTTCAATGGGGCAAGAAGATGAGAAAGAAGAGCGTATAAAAATATTTAAAGGCTTTATGGTTGACGATGATATGATGTCATTAGCTCAAAACGGGGCTAAATTTTTACACTGTCTCCCTGCATACAGGGGCTTAGAGGTAAGCGAAGAGGTCTTTGAGAAACACTCCGAGATAATCTTTGATGAAGCCGAAAACAGACTTCACGCTCAAAAAGGTTTGATGGTTTGGTTGGATAAGCAGAGAAGTTTGTAA
- the raiA gene encoding ribosome-associated translation inhibitor RaiA, with protein MNVQVHAKDITLHANTRAHIEAAIESFKKYSLDITSVNVNLKTEKKGVSVEFDIHVAHAQPVVINQVDDDLDSAIDLAIDRATKALRRLHDKVISHQGTSIKDMETVEN; from the coding sequence ATGAATGTACAAGTTCATGCAAAAGATATAACACTTCACGCAAATACGAGAGCTCATATTGAAGCGGCAATTGAGAGTTTTAAAAAATATTCTTTAGATATTACATCGGTGAATGTGAATTTAAAAACAGAAAAAAAAGGCGTATCGGTCGAGTTTGATATTCATGTAGCTCACGCACAGCCGGTAGTTATAAACCAAGTTGACGATGATTTGGACAGTGCTATCGATTTGGCGATTGACAGAGCGACAAAGGCGCTTCGCCGCCTGCACGATAAAGTGATTTCTCATCAAGGCACTTCTATAAAAGATATGGAAACAGTAGAAAACTAG
- the hemB gene encoding porphobilinogen synthase yields MFQRFRRTRLNSHLRALVRETSVSVNDFIYPLFVRSGEKIKTEIASMPGVFQMSIDEVLKECEELKKLGLYAIILFGIPDVKDSVGSDSLCEHGIIAKAIRAIKEAHPDMFVVTDLCFCEYTDHGHCGIIDTKTQSVNNDATLKISAQQAIVHAKAGADMIAPSGMMDGIIQALREALDSAGYENMPIMSYSTKFASGYYGPFRDVAESAPSFGDRASYQMDPANRREAIAESISDEHQGADILMVKPALAYLDIVREIKDATSLPMAVYNVSGEYAMIKFAGMNGLIDYDRVVMETMISFKRAGADIIISYHAKEVAKMLQK; encoded by the coding sequence ATGTTTCAAAGATTTCGTAGAACTCGCTTAAATAGTCATCTTCGCGCATTGGTTCGTGAAACAAGCGTAAGTGTCAATGATTTTATATATCCGCTTTTTGTCCGCTCCGGCGAGAAAATCAAAACAGAGATTGCATCTATGCCGGGTGTGTTTCAGATGAGCATCGACGAAGTTTTAAAAGAGTGCGAAGAGCTAAAAAAACTCGGACTTTACGCGATTATACTCTTTGGGATTCCTGATGTAAAAGACTCCGTCGGTTCGGACTCATTGTGTGAACACGGCATTATCGCTAAAGCTATTAGAGCTATAAAAGAGGCTCACCCCGATATGTTTGTAGTGACGGATTTATGCTTTTGCGAGTACACCGACCATGGACATTGCGGAATTATAGATACAAAAACTCAAAGCGTAAACAATGATGCGACACTTAAAATATCGGCACAGCAGGCTATCGTTCATGCAAAAGCGGGAGCAGATATGATAGCGCCATCAGGTATGATGGACGGAATAATTCAAGCTTTAAGAGAAGCTCTTGATAGTGCAGGATATGAAAATATGCCGATAATGAGCTACTCGACAAAATTTGCTTCAGGATATTATGGACCGTTTCGCGATGTAGCGGAATCTGCTCCCTCTTTTGGAGATCGTGCATCGTATCAGATGGATCCTGCAAATAGAAGAGAGGCGATAGCTGAGAGTATTTCGGATGAACATCAAGGTGCAGATATTTTGATGGTAAAACCTGCTCTTGCGTACTTAGATATAGTCAGGGAGATAAAAGATGCAACTTCTTTACCGATGGCTGTTTATAATGTGAGCGGTGAATACGCAATGATAAAATTCGCCGGAATGAACGGACTCATTGATTATGATAGAGTCGTGATGGAGACGATGATTAGCTTTAAGAGAGCGGGTGCGGATATTATCATCTCTTATCATGCAAAAGAAGTTGCAAAGATGTTACAAAAGTAA
- the ribA gene encoding GTP cyclohydrolase II, with protein MKIEISEVANLPSRFGDFKVKVFKEGCKEHLVIYKEPLDEIPVVRVHSECLTGDAMGSLKCDCRDQLEHALKLASKTNGMVIYLRQEGRNIGLLNKINAYALQDKGLNTIEANHQLGFDADERTYEIVPFILEHFGIKKIKLLTNNPKKIDSLSGIEIVQRVPIIMKSNPHNQAYLNVKKESMGHLL; from the coding sequence TTGAAAATAGAGATTTCTGAAGTAGCAAATTTACCCTCACGATTCGGCGATTTTAAGGTCAAAGTCTTTAAAGAGGGTTGCAAAGAACATCTGGTTATATATAAAGAACCCTTAGATGAAATTCCTGTAGTCAGGGTTCATTCTGAGTGTTTAACCGGTGATGCCATGGGAAGTTTAAAGTGCGATTGCAGAGATCAGCTGGAACACGCTCTAAAGCTCGCATCAAAAACTAACGGTATGGTAATTTATCTAAGACAAGAGGGCAGAAACATAGGTCTTTTAAACAAGATAAACGCTTACGCCTTGCAAGACAAGGGTCTAAATACCATTGAAGCAAATCATCAGCTGGGGTTTGATGCCGATGAGAGAACTTACGAGATTGTTCCTTTTATACTTGAACATTTCGGTATCAAAAAAATCAAACTTTTGACAAACAACCCAAAAAAGATAGATTCGCTAAGCGGTATCGAGATTGTGCAAAGAGTACCCATTATTATGAAATCAAATCCGCATAACCAAGCCTATCTAAATGTAAAAAAAGAGAGCATGGGGCACCTGCTTTAA
- a CDS encoding methyl-accepting chemotaxis protein: MNSSTLQNVALSNLLQLILFVIGFFVEIFLFGSSPIVIGMIAVHIALALYLRSQLLVVKQSIEEVTVTMTKAAEGNLDCLAPVIGYGEIKKLGEEFNSLLFQARYYMQETMKAIDIAADINTSYYAKTEGLNPTLAAAAETINNSVKDIEKGHKLQIRGDFTQKLHDLGGGIAHGLKVIQDNLLSKSEEISKISTMSQSTANEASNSIESMDDVMNQFHQLIEKIDTTHQNISGLTERSNEISTIADLIKDIAEQTNLLALNAAIEAARAGEHGRGFAVVADEVRKLAERTQKATQEISITISALQQETREIETNSGEMSNIAQEATQAVNEFANTLEDFHTNAQNSSDYSKYIRDSLFMVLVKIDHILFKSNAYASVVGEKVDASFADHRNCRLGKWYLGAGKETYGHTQNYKFIDEPHAKVHENALKNIKYVEDGVAMNPKNEKTIIGNFETMEEESLKLFAVLDRIIEELDPMRNRR; this comes from the coding sequence ATGAACTCTTCTACTTTGCAAAATGTCGCTCTCTCTAACTTACTGCAGCTTATACTTTTTGTTATAGGTTTTTTTGTAGAAATTTTTCTATTCGGTTCTTCACCTATCGTTATCGGTATGATAGCAGTTCATATTGCACTGGCACTGTATCTGCGTTCTCAACTTCTTGTGGTAAAACAATCCATCGAAGAGGTAACCGTTACTATGACAAAAGCAGCCGAGGGAAATCTTGATTGTCTCGCTCCGGTTATAGGATACGGCGAGATTAAAAAACTGGGCGAAGAGTTTAACTCTCTGCTTTTTCAAGCAAGATACTATATGCAAGAGACTATGAAAGCCATCGATATTGCGGCAGACATCAACACATCTTACTATGCTAAAACCGAGGGCTTAAACCCGACATTAGCCGCTGCTGCCGAGACTATCAATAATTCAGTTAAAGATATCGAAAAAGGACATAAGCTTCAAATAAGAGGAGATTTTACTCAAAAACTGCATGATCTAGGCGGCGGAATAGCTCATGGACTAAAAGTTATTCAAGATAACCTGCTTAGTAAATCAGAAGAGATAAGCAAAATATCTACTATGTCGCAAAGCACGGCAAATGAAGCAAGCAACAGCATTGAATCTATGGATGATGTTATGAACCAATTTCATCAACTGATAGAAAAAATTGATACAACCCATCAAAATATCAGCGGATTGACTGAACGCTCTAATGAAATTTCAACAATTGCAGACTTGATAAAAGATATTGCGGAGCAGACAAATCTTCTTGCACTTAATGCTGCCATCGAAGCAGCAAGAGCGGGTGAACACGGAAGAGGATTTGCCGTTGTTGCAGATGAGGTAAGAAAATTGGCGGAGAGAACGCAAAAAGCAACACAGGAGATTTCAATTACCATATCTGCTCTTCAACAAGAAACGCGAGAGATAGAAACCAACTCAGGCGAAATGTCAAACATCGCTCAAGAAGCTACACAAGCTGTCAATGAGTTTGCAAATACTCTTGAAGATTTCCATACAAACGCTCAAAATTCTTCCGATTATTCAAAATATATAAGAGATTCGCTATTTATGGTGCTTGTTAAAATTGACCATATTCTCTTTAAGTCAAATGCTTATGCTTCGGTTGTCGGAGAAAAAGTTGATGCAAGCTTTGCAGATCATAGAAACTGCCGTCTTGGAAAGTGGTATCTTGGCGCAGGAAAAGAGACTTACGGGCATACGCAAAATTATAAATTTATAGACGAACCGCACGCTAAAGTACATGAAAATGCTCTAAAAAATATAAAATATGTTGAAGACGGAGTTGCAATGAATCCTAAAAACGAGAAAACAATTATCGGCAATTTTGAAACCATGGAGGAGGAGAGCTTAAAACTTTTTGCCGTTCTTGATAGAATCATCGAAGAACTCGATCCGATGAGAAATAGGAGATAG